One genomic segment of Kiritimatiella glycovorans includes these proteins:
- a CDS encoding ThuA domain-containing protein: MRMNPRVFFFTALFVAVLTSPPVPSVAAPAPDVLPEVPADHVAKIRAALPSPAPAPETPRRILLFWRCEGFYHSAIPWANRAIQEMGAMNKAWTCAVSKDMAVFTPERLAEYDVVVFNSTTRLQPTDEQLQALLDFVRGGGGIVGIHAATDNFYSDPEAAQMMGGLFNKHPWHFKGMWSFVLDDPGHRLNQAFEELTFEASDEIYQFKDPYSRERVRVLTRVDLSQASNLEVQGRERDDLDHAITWVRSEGSGRVFYFGFGHNNAIYWNRPLMRHLYDGLRFAAGDLEVDTTPSAQRDDLDRIAGWAYEQSRMPFERLRIRWNEADDAGRAKLEDQFTEALRNTRSTLDGRREICRLLGHSGSERACAALAEALRHPDLRDEACIALGVHPSAEADAALVDFLADSGDAHAISVINAAGRRRVNAAVPQLARRLASEDEALVKASSYALATIASPPAIETLMEAYTAEENSILEPALLDAAYRLAEAGSAENARRLFEGLTGRGSPQSRAAALPGLVSLRGREMIPDLFKALREGSDPVAETAARILPELLTPSTVRPLARTLDSLPDDRVPMALEVLARVAPDETLPILRSMLDTDEPSSASMALAIIGRFGEREDLARCFDWAAHEDEGASGPAREVLSYDHLPGTDKFLLKKLDPDTAPEDTALAIELLSKREHPELLDRLRDPAWYDDHITASAALNALKEHATRDDLGPVIQLFFAVNNRTAPKLAGVIRKIAQEYKDQKAVLDGYRRALDHAREMHSTARMRILMQLVDYLDIPAHLKGEAWMALIRECEDKALRLEAIQLLARSAPSASALDFISGLHGDADLTAVIERAHRSIEKALSGPPELTASHGGGTLKALFTPETEDRWTSHQSREPGMWLLIDFRVPRRVGSITLDASGSKNDFPNQYEVYTDDEQEASAAPRLRGEGSTVTKIDLGGVETQFVKIVNQSEAHQWWSIHDLRIDGESLSSMKNHDAGK; this comes from the coding sequence ATGCGCATGAATCCCCGTGTCTTCTTTTTCACAGCCCTGTTCGTGGCCGTCCTGACGAGCCCCCCCGTCCCTTCCGTGGCCGCCCCGGCCCCCGACGTCCTGCCGGAGGTTCCCGCGGACCACGTCGCGAAGATCCGCGCCGCCCTCCCCTCCCCGGCCCCGGCCCCCGAAACCCCGCGCCGTATCCTGCTCTTTTGGCGTTGCGAGGGCTTCTATCACTCCGCCATTCCCTGGGCGAACCGGGCGATTCAGGAAATGGGGGCCATGAACAAGGCGTGGACCTGCGCGGTGAGTAAAGACATGGCGGTGTTCACGCCGGAACGTCTCGCCGAATACGATGTCGTCGTGTTCAACAGCACGACCCGTCTGCAGCCCACGGACGAACAGCTCCAAGCCCTGCTCGATTTCGTGCGCGGCGGAGGCGGAATCGTCGGCATTCATGCCGCCACGGACAATTTCTATTCCGATCCCGAAGCGGCGCAGATGATGGGCGGGCTGTTCAATAAACATCCCTGGCACTTCAAAGGGATGTGGTCATTCGTCCTCGACGATCCAGGCCACCGGCTCAACCAGGCCTTTGAAGAACTGACGTTTGAAGCGAGCGATGAAATCTACCAGTTCAAGGATCCCTACAGCCGGGAACGAGTCCGCGTGCTGACCCGGGTCGATCTCAGCCAGGCGTCCAATCTCGAGGTCCAGGGCCGCGAACGCGATGATCTCGATCACGCCATCACCTGGGTGCGCTCCGAGGGCTCAGGCCGCGTCTTTTACTTCGGATTCGGTCACAACAACGCCATCTACTGGAACAGGCCCCTGATGCGTCATCTTTATGACGGTCTTCGTTTTGCCGCCGGCGACCTCGAGGTCGATACGACGCCGAGCGCGCAACGCGACGATCTGGACCGCATCGCCGGCTGGGCCTATGAACAGTCCCGGATGCCCTTCGAGCGCTTGCGAATCCGCTGGAATGAAGCCGACGATGCGGGACGCGCGAAACTCGAAGACCAGTTCACCGAGGCCCTGCGCAACACGCGATCCACCCTCGACGGCCGGCGCGAGATCTGTCGGCTGCTCGGCCACTCGGGTTCGGAGCGGGCCTGTGCCGCCCTCGCGGAAGCGCTGCGCCACCCGGATCTGCGCGACGAAGCCTGTATCGCACTCGGCGTTCATCCGAGTGCCGAGGCGGATGCGGCCCTCGTCGATTTTCTGGCCGATTCCGGGGACGCTCATGCGATCAGTGTGATCAACGCCGCGGGACGGCGACGGGTGAACGCGGCCGTACCGCAGCTCGCCCGGAGACTCGCGTCTGAAGACGAAGCCCTTGTCAAGGCATCAAGCTACGCGCTGGCTACCATCGCCAGCCCGCCGGCGATCGAGACGCTCATGGAGGCCTACACCGCCGAGGAAAATTCCATCCTTGAGCCGGCTTTGCTGGATGCGGCCTATCGCCTCGCAGAAGCGGGATCTGCGGAGAACGCCCGCCGTCTGTTCGAGGGGCTGACAGGCCGGGGCTCCCCGCAGAGCCGCGCGGCCGCACTCCCCGGACTGGTTTCCCTCCGCGGCCGGGAAATGATCCCCGACCTTTTCAAGGCCCTGCGAGAAGGTTCCGACCCCGTGGCGGAAACGGCCGCCCGGATCTTGCCCGAACTCCTCACCCCGTCCACGGTGCGCCCGCTGGCCCGTACCCTGGATTCGCTGCCGGACGACCGCGTCCCGATGGCGCTGGAGGTGCTTGCGCGGGTGGCGCCTGACGAAACCCTGCCGATCCTCCGTTCGATGCTGGACACAGACGAGCCGTCCTCGGCCTCTATGGCCCTGGCAATCATCGGCCGGTTCGGCGAACGTGAGGACCTCGCCCGCTGTTTTGACTGGGCGGCCCACGAGGATGAAGGGGCCTCCGGCCCGGCCCGCGAAGTCCTGAGTTATGATCATCTTCCGGGGACGGATAAGTTTCTGCTGAAGAAACTCGATCCCGACACCGCACCCGAAGATACCGCCCTGGCGATCGAACTGCTCTCCAAACGCGAACACCCCGAGCTGCTGGACCGTCTGCGCGACCCGGCCTGGTATGATGACCACATCACCGCTTCCGCGGCGTTGAACGCTCTCAAGGAACACGCGACCCGGGATGATCTCGGTCCGGTTATTCAGCTTTTCTTTGCGGTGAACAATCGCACGGCGCCCAAACTGGCGGGCGTTATTCGCAAAATTGCCCAGGAATACAAGGATCAGAAAGCCGTGCTCGACGGATACCGGCGCGCCCTGGACCATGCACGGGAAATGCATTCCACGGCCCGCATGCGGATTTTGATGCAGTTGGTCGACTATCTCGATATCCCCGCTCACCTCAAAGGCGAGGCATGGATGGCGCTCATCCGGGAGTGCGAGGACAAGGCCCTTCGCCTCGAGGCGATCCAACTGCTGGCCCGCTCGGCTCCTTCCGCGAGTGCCCTCGATTTTATCTCCGGCCTCCACGGTGACGCCGACTTGACCGCCGTCATTGAACGGGCCCACCGCTCCATTGAGAAGGCCCTCTCCGGACCGCCTGAACTCACGGCATCCCATGGGGGCGGCACCCTTAAGGCCCTCTTCACCCCCGAAACCGAGGACCGATGGACCAGCCACCAGTCGCGGGAACCGGGCATGTGGCTGCTCATCGATTTCCGGGTGCCCCGCCGGGTGGGATCGATCACCCTGGATGCGTCCGGCTCGAAAAATGATTTTCCGAATCAATATGAGGTGTATACCGACGACGAGCAGGAGGCTTCGGCCGCCCCGCGGCTGAGGGGTGAGGGATCCACGGTGACAAAAATCGATCTCGGCGGCGTGGAAACGCAGTTCGTCAAGATTGTCAACCAGTCCGAGGCCCACCAGTGGTGGTCCATTCACGACCTGCGCATCGACGGCGAATCGCTCTCCTCCATGAAGAACCACGATGCCGGGAAGTAG
- a CDS encoding DoxX family membrane protein codes for MKKRFMSDWTGKTWAFLTLRIWLAMRAIVTGIEKFTGTKIEEQPLLDEFGEPDISGAMVEVKTKVYGFEHYHAVDPSLAEALGKEPLLPDFFLTPYYAVLGYALIGLGLMLLVGLFTRTSLFLMGLLYTSLTFGLILIQQDGGVAWLGIHILMIALALSWADDNRLALTQKG; via the coding sequence ATGAAGAAAAGATTTATGAGCGACTGGACCGGGAAAACCTGGGCCTTTCTCACGCTTCGCATCTGGCTGGCGATGCGCGCCATCGTCACCGGCATCGAGAAGTTTACCGGCACAAAGATTGAAGAACAGCCGCTGCTCGACGAATTCGGCGAACCCGACATCAGCGGCGCTATGGTCGAGGTCAAGACCAAGGTCTACGGATTCGAGCACTACCACGCGGTCGATCCGTCCCTGGCCGAAGCCCTGGGCAAGGAGCCCCTGCTGCCGGACTTCTTTCTCACCCCCTACTACGCCGTGCTCGGTTACGCGCTGATCGGACTGGGCCTGATGCTGCTCGTCGGACTGTTCACGCGCACGTCGCTCTTTCTGATGGGCCTTCTGTACACCTCGCTCACCTTCGGCCTCATCCTGATCCAGCAGGACGGCGGCGTGGCCTGGCTGGGCATTCACATCCTCATGATCGCCCTGGCCCTCTCCTGGGCGGACG